CCGAATCTTTTTCACCCCTGACGGCCGCCTGTGGGCCAAGCACGGTTTCGAGAAGTACTTCTCCGTACGCACCGTCCAGTGGGACAAAAAGACAACCTTTAAGAAGGACTAGGGCTAAGGAGCGACAGAAAAGTTCATGGCGGCCTTACCTAAGGCTTGAAAATAATGACGCAATATCCATGGTTGGCCAGGACCCCGGGTCCGGGTTCGGGCGCGAAAAGGAGGTGAAAAGAAACGGAAAAGGGCCTGCGATACCGGATATGAGAGCGTGGGAGCTTTCATAACTAAGATTTAAGACGGATTTCATTCAAAAAGGAGAATTATGATGAGAAAGATTCTTGTGATCCTTGCCGCAGCGGCTTTGCTGGCAATCCCAATGGCCGCCTCTGCTGGCGTCGCCCTCACTTCCCACGACATGTCACTGGCGTACTCAGGTATCGTGAAGGCGGGTGTCTGTTCCCCGTGCCACCTGCCCCACGGCACCCAGGGTGATCGCCTCTTCCCCGACCCGGGCGCGGCTGCCGGCGGTGGCATCGTCGGTAACCTGTGCGCTGCCTGCCATTTCTCCGGCGGCGCGTATGCCGGCGTGACCATCCCGGCCCAGTCGGACGATTACGTCTACGGCACCTATAGCCACGGTGATGTGGCCCAGATGACCTACGACCAGTACCCCGACAACACCGCCAACGGTTTTCTGACCTCCTCGGCGCTGCCCTACGTGTCCGATGCTGCGCCGAGCATGGAGTGCACCTCCTGCCACAACGTGCACAACGACGCCAACCGGCCGTTCCTGAGGACCGACCTGGACGCGATGTGCGGCGCGTGCCACCCCAACAGGCACTATGACGCCACCACCGGCTTCACTACCCAGCTGGCGACCATTGCCACCTGGGGCCCTGCCAACACGAGGCTTGCTAACCCCGGTTCCCACCCCGTGGGCACCGACGTTGATGCTCTCCTCAACGACGCTTCCCAGACCATTGCGATCAGCGCCGACTTCCAGGTCGGCCTGTCGGCCGTTGTTGACGGCTGGAACCTAGGTGGTCACCTCTCTGGCGGAGCCACCGGCGGCGTCGTGTGCGTTACCTGCCACGCTGTCCACGGTGCCCAGGGCGACGCGGACGATAACCTCCTTTTCGGGACCGCCACGGCGCACACACCTTATTCCAACTTCCTGAACATCGACCAGAGCTCCACCGCCCTCGCCTATGTTGCACCCACGGGCCTCTCCCGTTCCGTAGCTTCCGGTTTCGGCGTGGACAACGCCTTCTGCGAGGCGTGCCACAACGGAACTGAGTCTGTTGACTACACCGTCGTTGGTGGCGCGGTCGACCCCGGCGCAACTGGCTATACCCACCCCCTGGACGGCATCACGCCCTCCAACAACGGGTGGGTCACCGTCTTCCCGGCCAACTGGCCCCAGGGTGACGCCACAACCTTCGCCACAGGCATGACCCCCGTGGCCATCTGCGAGTCGTGCCACGTCATGCACCCCACCGCCAACGCGGTAGCCACTGTAGTTGAAAGGCCCGACGTGGTCCAGGGCGCGGTCGATTACGCCTTCATCCTGAGGGACAGCTCCAACGCGATCTGCAACAACTGCCACACGGGTTCCATCGCCGGGCACCATCCGGCCAACGTGACCTTCAACCCCGTAGGCGTGCCCTACCTTGAGAACGTTGCCGCCAACCTGCTGACCTGCCGCACATGCCACAGCTCCTCCGGCGCCCACAACTGGGCCAGCGCCGACGGCATCGGCCTCGACCCTGACTGGCTCCCAGTCAACAACGGCAGGGACGCTGTTCCGGCTACCGACGCTGCTAACGCCCAGATGGGCCAGACCTGCTTTGACTGCCACTTCAACTTCGACGACGCGCCCCACTGGTCGCCGGTTCTCGACGGCGCTGCTGCATTCCTGACCACCATCGTCAACACGGATTCCCCGGGGTACACGAAGCTCGGAGACGGCACGCACTTCATGGGGCACGTCGGCGCGGGTGAAGACCTTACAGCAACCGGCCTGAACCCGCAGTTGGCGAACGTCTACACGGCCGGTACCGCCTGGACTGGTGTCGACGGCGCCAACGCCACCGCCGCTGGCTGGTCCCGGTTCCGGCCTGCCGTTGCTGATGGCATCGGCATCGTGTGCGAGTCGTGCCACGAGCTCGAGCCTGACAAGAACAACTTCGGCGCCGCCACCCCCGGCAACCACCTGCTGCTCGCCACATTCACCGACGGCAACAACGGCAACGAGGCCGCTGAGGTAGTCGATGGGCGCGACGACTTCTGCCAGGCTTGCCACATGCCGGTGGGTACACACCCCATGACCGGCGATACCGTTGGCCGGACGAACGGGATCCTCGACATCGTCGTCACCAAGGCCTGGCTCGAGGATATCGATACTACCAGGGCTACTCTTGAAGACGTCACCTGGGCTGTTGCCACCGACTCCATGTCCTGCGACAGTTGCCACCAGGTTCACGATGCAGAGACCGATTCTGCCAACATGATCCTCGAGGCTCAGGATGCTAATATCCCGGTTACGGCCGGTGCGATTACCGGTGCCAACGACTTCGTGCCCAACTTCCCCGATGCGAACAAGGGCCCCAACCACGAGGCCTTCTGCCAGTACTGCCACCTGTACTAAGAGACAGGCTTTGTGAAACAGTAGTATCCTATGGTTGAAACGCGGGGGCTCGGAGCATGGCGCTCCGGGCCCCCGCATCCCCTGTAATCCCTGGGGGGTTTTTTTGACCGAAGAAGGTTTATCAATGCGGTTTTTCCCGAGGAAAGGGGTAAAAATGAGGAGATTTCCGGTAATCATCGCTGTGGCCCTGGTGGCCCTCATGCTGGCTGCCCCCGTTTTCGCGGCTGACGAATCGGCCGCCGTCGAGGCAGGCCCACTCAAGGTCGGGGATGTTCTCCCGGACGGCCTTTTAGCTGCCACCCTCGACGGCGCACCCACTGACCTGAAAAAGAACATTTCAGACAAACCATTCACATTCTTCCAGTTCATGACCACCGCATGCAGTGCGTGCCAGGGCGAGATGGGGGCGTTTATTGGCCTCCAGCTCGATATGCCCGGCAAGTTCGACGTGGTGGCCATCTCCATGGATATGATGGGAGCCGACGCGGTCAACGCCTACGAGTCCAAGTTCAAGTACGGGGTCAAATACCTCCTGGACCCCGATTTCAAGCTGCCCCCGCGCTTTAACTTCCCCTACACGCCCTCCTTTTTCATCGTCAATCAGGAAGGCAAGATCGTC
This window of the bacterium genome carries:
- a CDS encoding TlpA disulfide reductase family protein; the protein is MRRFPVIIAVALVALMLAAPVFAADESAAVEAGPLKVGDVLPDGLLAATLDGAPTDLKKNISDKPFTFFQFMTTACSACQGEMGAFIGLQLDMPGKFDVVAISMDMMGADAVNAYESKFKYGVKYLLDPDFKLPPRFNFPYTPSFFIVNQEGKIVYMKGGFMSSRWAKDRDAVVEVIQ
- a CDS encoding cytochrome c3 family protein, with product MRKILVILAAAALLAIPMAASAGVALTSHDMSLAYSGIVKAGVCSPCHLPHGTQGDRLFPDPGAAAGGGIVGNLCAACHFSGGAYAGVTIPAQSDDYVYGTYSHGDVAQMTYDQYPDNTANGFLTSSALPYVSDAAPSMECTSCHNVHNDANRPFLRTDLDAMCGACHPNRHYDATTGFTTQLATIATWGPANTRLANPGSHPVGTDVDALLNDASQTIAISADFQVGLSAVVDGWNLGGHLSGGATGGVVCVTCHAVHGAQGDADDNLLFGTATAHTPYSNFLNIDQSSTALAYVAPTGLSRSVASGFGVDNAFCEACHNGTESVDYTVVGGAVDPGATGYTHPLDGITPSNNGWVTVFPANWPQGDATTFATGMTPVAICESCHVMHPTANAVATVVERPDVVQGAVDYAFILRDSSNAICNNCHTGSIAGHHPANVTFNPVGVPYLENVAANLLTCRTCHSSSGAHNWASADGIGLDPDWLPVNNGRDAVPATDAANAQMGQTCFDCHFNFDDAPHWSPVLDGAAAFLTTIVNTDSPGYTKLGDGTHFMGHVGAGEDLTATGLNPQLANVYTAGTAWTGVDGANATAAGWSRFRPAVADGIGIVCESCHELEPDKNNFGAATPGNHLLLATFTDGNNGNEAAEVVDGRDDFCQACHMPVGTHPMTGDTVGRTNGILDIVVTKAWLEDIDTTRATLEDVTWAVATDSMSCDSCHQVHDAETDSANMILEAQDANIPVTAGAITGANDFVPNFPDANKGPNHEAFCQYCHLY